Within the Flavobacterium sp. N502536 genome, the region CCGGAATCATAAACAATGTTCAGCATCGTGTGGCCAAGAACGGAAAGGGCTGGGCGGTATTTAACTTAGAAGGTTATGACGAAAGTTATGAGTTCAAGATTTTTGGTGAAGAATACTTAAAATTCCGCCATTTCCTGATTCAGAATAATTTTGCTTTCATCAAAATATTAATAAAAGACGGCTGGGTCAATCATGACACCGGTAAAAAATCGGATCCAAGAATGCAGTTTGTCGAGATAAGGCAATTGCAGGATATTCTGGAAGCTTTTGCTAAAAAGCTGATTTTGTTATTGAACATAAAAGATCTGGGCGCAGAATTTATTCATAGATTAAGTCATTTGTTTAGTGAAAACAAAGGTGATAATTCAGTGACTTTTGAGATCATGGAATTAGAAAAAGTAAAGCGACTGGTTGAGGTAGAAACGCCAACAGATTTTGAAGAAACGGAAGATGCTGTTTTTGTAGAAGAAAATGATCGGGAAGATGGTATTGAAGAAACAAAAATTCAGGAAGTAAATGAAGTGGAAGAAATAAAGGTCGTGACCAAATTAACGATGCCAAGCCGCAGGTTAAAAGTTAAAATCTCAACTGAGTTATTGATGGAATTGGAAAAAATGCAGATCAATTTTAAGCTAAATTAAATTTTAACAGTTAAAATTTAAAAGAATGCATTTTTTTTAAGTTAAAATTATGCATGCATAATAGTTTTTTAGTAATATTGCTCAAAATTACAACGATTTCGTTCCAAGTCTAACATTGCAAACGGCAGGATTATGTTAAAATAATCTATGTTTGTAAAAATTAATTTAATCAAAATTATGAAAAAGAACCTATTTTTATTAGGATTATTAGTTTGCTCTATGGCCACAATGGCGCAAACAGAAAAAGCGGATAAACCAGAAAGCTGGTATTTTAAATTAGGAGGATCTTATTTTAATCAAACTGCTTCGACAGAATTTCCTGTTGTTGGAGGTCAATTGCCAAACAGAGATGTTTATGCAGGTACTTTAGCAAATAATAAATTAGCTTCCAGAGAAAGTGTTACAGGATCTTTTGGACAAGGTTTCAGAAGTGGAGTTACTGCTGGTTATAGATTTTCAGCACGTTTAGGAGTTGAGATGTCAGCAAACTACTATGTTAGTAATGAAAAAACAATGTCTCAAACAACAAACAGACTTATTTCATATAACCCAGCTGTTAGCCCGGCAGCTACTTATGTAAGTTTTACAGCAAATGGTGAAATCAAAGCTTTTGATTTAGCACCGGCAATTGTAATGTTTTTAGGAGAATCTCATGGTTTTGAACCGTATACTAAAGTTGGAGTTATTGTTCCGGTTCATGGTACATTAGACATTAAAACGGACAGACAATATTCTACGTTTGTAGGAGCTAATCAAGTTGCTTCAACAAATGCTTTCTCAAAAGATGTAGTTAAACCAAATCCAACACTTGGATTTATGGCGTCTTTAGGAACTTCTTATAAATTAGGAAAACACATTTCTGCTTTCGCTGAATTAGAGTACCGTAACTTTACTGTACACGGAAAAACGAAAGAAACTACAATTTATACTGAAAATGGTGTAGATAAATTAAATGAAACTACTGCTTTCAGAACGGCTTCATATTCTGCAATTCATACTAAATATGTAGATCATTTAGACGGAAGCTCTAACAATAAAGAATATAATGCAGCAGGATACGATTCTACTAAACCAATGAATGAATTAAGTTCTTACGTTGGAATTTCAGGTTTAGGATTGACTTTAGGTCTTAAATACAGCCTATAATTTTATAAAAGTTTTTTAGTTTTTTAAAAAAGAGGATATTCGTAACGAATATCCTCTTTTTTTGTTTCTTGTCATTTCTCTTGTTTTTTGTCATTTCGACTAAAAGGAGAAATCACACAAGAAACTCCGCACAGAAAATCGCCAATCTTTGGTGAGCTGCTAGTGGATTCCTCATTCTTCGGAATGACAAGATTGTGGTTAAGGCTAATGATAACAGAGAAAAAACTGCCAGCCCTTTATTTTGAGTTCCTGAATTCCTTTAAAACTTCATCGATTACCCAGGTGGTTCTTGCGGCTGTTGTTCCTTTTGATGGAGAAAAATCCTCTTTGCCTAAAATTTCCGCAACCACAGTCTCAACAAGTGGTAGTTGAATGTGAAGCGGATTTTCGATCGTGATACTTTCTTTTTCACCATTTGTATATTGAATATGAATGGGATCATTCCCGAAAGTAGAGAACGAAATTTTTCCTTTATCGCCTACAATATCCGTATTGTCATAACGTTCAAAACTGGCAAAATTCCACAAACCGGTTCCGTGAATTCCGTTCTCGAATAAAAAAGACATAGAAACCGAATCTTCCGCCGGATAGGCTTTGAGTTGTGAGCTGGCATGTCCGCGAACTGATTTTATAGGTCCAAACACAAAGTCAAGAAAATCTAAAGTGTGGCAAGCCAAATCAACAAATATTCCACCACCGGAAATGTGCGGTAAAACCGTCCAGGGCAAATTGATTTCGTCGTCATAACGCTTTTCAAACGAATGGTATAGAACGCAATTGACATGTCGGACAGTTCCTATTTTGTTTTGGTCGATTAGTTCTTTTATTTTTAGGAATCTTGGAAGACGTCTTCTGTAATAGGCAACAAATAGGGGTACATTGTGTTCTTTACAAACACGGATCATTTCATTGCATTCTTCAAAATTCAAAGCCATTGGTTTTTCCACGTAGACAGGTTTTCCGGCTTTGGCGCATAAAATGGTATATTCTTTATGAGATGATGGAGGTGTCGCAATATAAACGGCATCAACTTCAGGATCGTTAATTAAATCGATGGCGTTGGAATACCATTTAGGGACATTATGACGTTTGGCGTAATCTTCAGCCAGAGCTGCATCCCTGCGCATAACAGCAACTAAAGCCGAATTTGAAGCTTTTTGAAAAGCAGGACCGCTTTTAACTTCAGTTACATTGCCGCAGCCTATAATTCCCCATTTTACAATTTTCATTTTTCTAGTTTTTTAGTTCTTTCAAATTTAAAAAGTTTGCGATGAATTCAACGAATTATTTTTCACGCAGATTTGTAAAAAGTTAGCCACGGATTAAATGATTCTCACGGATTATAAAATCGTATTAATTTTTTTAATCTGTGGCAAAAAAAATAGCCACGAATTCACGAATTATCTTTTATTCAGATTAATACACACAGCTTATAAAAATCACCATAATCCTTTTAATCTGTGGCAAAAAAAATAGCCACGAACTCACAAAAATAATTCGTGAATTCGTGGCTAATAAAACTTAGCTTAAAGTATTATTTTTTAGGTAAAGCTTTAAAACCCATATTGTAAAGTGTAAACGCCTGGATGTCTACGCTTTCCTGAATTGTTGCAGCAACAGATTTTCCTGCTCCGTGACCTGCTTTTACGTCAATACGAATTAAAACCGGATTGTTTCCTGTTTGTTTCTCTTGCAATTCCGAAGCAAATTTAAAACTGTGTGCAGGAACTACACGGTCATCGTGATCACCGGTTGTTACCATAGTTGCAGGGTACTGAACACCTTTTTTTACGTTTTGTACCGGAGAGTATCCTTTAAGGTATTCAAACATTTCTTTGTTATCCTGTGCCGTTCCGTAATCGTAAGCCCAACCTGCACCAGCAGTAAAAGTATGGTAACG harbors:
- a CDS encoding outer membrane beta-barrel protein; this translates as MKKNLFLLGLLVCSMATMAQTEKADKPESWYFKLGGSYFNQTASTEFPVVGGQLPNRDVYAGTLANNKLASRESVTGSFGQGFRSGVTAGYRFSARLGVEMSANYYVSNEKTMSQTTNRLISYNPAVSPAATYVSFTANGEIKAFDLAPAIVMFLGESHGFEPYTKVGVIVPVHGTLDIKTDRQYSTFVGANQVASTNAFSKDVVKPNPTLGFMASLGTSYKLGKHISAFAELEYRNFTVHGKTKETTIYTENGVDKLNETTAFRTASYSAIHTKYVDHLDGSSNNKEYNAAGYDSTKPMNELSSYVGISGLGLTLGLKYSL
- a CDS encoding Gfo/Idh/MocA family protein, which codes for MKIVKWGIIGCGNVTEVKSGPAFQKASNSALVAVMRRDAALAEDYAKRHNVPKWYSNAIDLINDPEVDAVYIATPPSSHKEYTILCAKAGKPVYVEKPMALNFEECNEMIRVCKEHNVPLFVAYYRRRLPRFLKIKELIDQNKIGTVRHVNCVLYHSFEKRYDDEINLPWTVLPHISGGGIFVDLACHTLDFLDFVFGPIKSVRGHASSQLKAYPAEDSVSMSFLFENGIHGTGLWNFASFERYDNTDIVGDKGKISFSTFGNDPIHIQYTNGEKESITIENPLHIQLPLVETVVAEILGKEDFSPSKGTTAARTTWVIDEVLKEFRNSK